One segment of Tenrec ecaudatus isolate mTenEca1 chromosome 1, mTenEca1.hap1, whole genome shotgun sequence DNA contains the following:
- the ERRFI1 gene encoding ERBB receptor feedback inhibitor 1, whose product MSVAGVAAQEIRTPIKTGFLHNGQAMGTLKTCWGSHSEFENHFLTIDPLTMAYNLNSTQEHLTPLGHASKSAPMNGHHFAANGPSPKSSLPRLLIPPSEHLGPQEEEQVACGFKKLSVNGVCASTPPHTPIRNSPSFFPCGGLCERGSRPLPPLPNSEDPAPDEADCEVEFLTSSDTELLLGNSTLAGLKYGGPGRRSFRGCGQINYAYFETPTVSAEDLSHIPDQNECVQNSNPLPPQSHRRLRRSHSGPAGSFNKPAIRISGYLHRASPNSDEDKPEVPPRVPIPPRPVKPDYRRWSAEVTSSTYSDEDRPPKVPPREPLSRSNSRTPSPKSLPSYLNGVMPPTQSFAPDPKYVSYKALQRQHSEGSSNKVPCILPIIENGKKVSSTHYYLLPEKPPYLDKYEKFFREVEEANTSARIHGAPSSAGCSSASSTMRVDSNPKADVGGHVKRKHLSYVVSP is encoded by the exons ATGTCAGTAGCAGGAGTTGCTGCTCAGGAGATTAGAACCCCAATCAAAACCGGATTTCTACATAATGGCCAAGCCATGGGCACGCTGAAGACCTGCTGGGGCAGTCACAGTGAGTTTGAAAA TCATTTTTTAACCATTGATCCGCTAACCATGGCCTACAACCTGAATTCCACGCAGGAGCACCTAACACCTCTTG GGCACGCTTCAAAATCTGCTCCGATGAATGGACACCACTTTGCAGCAAATGGGCCATCCCCCAAGTCCAGCTTGCCTCGTCTTCTCATCCCTCCGAGTGAACACTTGGGACCACAAGAAGAGGAGCAGGTGGCGTGTGGCTTTAAGAAGCTTTCAGTAAACGGAGTTTGTGCCTCGACTCCCCCACATACCCCGATCAGAAACTCCCCTTCCTTCTTCCCCTGTGGCGGTCTCTGTGAGCGGGGTTCCAGGCCCCTTCCCCCACTGCCAAACTCTGAAGACCCCGCTCCGGATGAGGCAGACTGTGAGGTTGAATTCCTAACCAGCTCCGATACAGAACTGCTTTTAGGAAACTCAACACTTGCTGGCTTAAAATATGGTGGCCCCGGCAGGCGGAGCTTTAGGGGCTGTGGGCAGATCAATTATGCATATTTTGAAACCCCAACCGTTTCAGCAGAGGATCTCAGCCATATACCCGACCAAAATGAATGTGTCCAGAATTCAAATCCCCTTCCACCTCAAAGCCACCGGAGACTAAGAAGATCTCATTCGGGACCAGCTGGATCTTTTAACAAGCCAGCCATAAGGATATCGGGCTACTTACACAGAGCTTCTCCCAACTCTGACGAGGACAAGCCCGAGGTTCCCCCCAGGGTCCCCATACCTCCCAGGCCAGTAAAGCCAGATTACAGAAGGTGGTCGGCAGAAGTTACATCTAGCACCTACAGTGATGAAGACAGGCCCCCCAAAGTGCCACCGAGAGAGCCTTTGTCACGGAGTAACTCCCGCACGCCAAGTCCTAAAAGCCTTCCGTCTTACCTCAATGGGGTCATGCCCCCCACCCAGAGCTTTGCTCCGGACCCCAAGTATGTCAGCTACAAAGCTCTGCAGAGACAGCACAGTGAAGGATCTTCCAATAAGGTTCCTTGCATCCTGCCCATTATTGAAAATGGGAAGAAAGTTAGTTCAACACATTATTACCTGCTACCTGAGAAGCCACCGTACCTGGACAAATATGAAAAGttttttagggaagtggaagaagcgAATACAAGCGCCCGGATCCACGGTGCGCCCTCCTCCGCCGGCTGCAGCAGCGCTTCGAGCACAATGAGAGTGGACTCAAACCCCAAAGCGGATGTAGGTGGCCATGTGAAGCGCAAACACTTATCCTACGTGGTCTCCCCTTAG